In a single window of the Amycolatopsis sp. cg5 genome:
- a CDS encoding transcriptional regulator, giving the protein MSLLTLDPVFADPVRLHLASLLEVEQWCWLGYLRHATGMSQARLARHLRLLGGANYVVATKGADSKTWVRLTAWGEQRLDQHLGALDAAVKAAQQFTTQMRVDEPDWFEVVSR; this is encoded by the coding sequence GACCCGGTCCGCCTGCACCTGGCGAGCTTGCTCGAGGTGGAGCAGTGGTGCTGGCTCGGCTACCTGCGTCACGCCACCGGTATGAGCCAGGCTCGTTTAGCTCGACACCTGCGGCTGCTCGGGGGCGCGAACTACGTCGTTGCCACCAAGGGTGCCGACAGCAAAACGTGGGTGCGGCTCACTGCTTGGGGAGAACAACGACTCGACCAGCACCTCGGCGCGCTGGACGCCGCGGTGAAGGCGGCCCAGCAGTTCACGACGCAGATGCGAGTGGATGAGCCTGACTGGTTTGAGGTGGTGAGCCGATGA